In one window of Hymenobacter nivis DNA:
- the gap gene encoding type I glyceraldehyde-3-phosphate dehydrogenase, translated as MAKIKVAINGFGRIGRLTFKALLGRDNVEIVAINDLTDNKTLAHLLKYDSVHGRFDGTVSYDDDSLTVNGQHIVALAERDPKLLPWGKMGVDIVLESTGRFVDEAGAGQHITAGAKKVVISAPATGNIPTVVLGVNEDTLTGSETIISNASCTTNCLAPMAKVLNDTFGIEKGYITTVHAYTSDQNLQDAPHKDLRRARAAAYSIIPTSTGAAKAVGLVLPELKGKLDGLAMRVPVPDGSMTDLTVVLKREVTKQEINDALKAAAEGPMKGIIEYNTDPIVSIDIVGNPHSCIFDSELTSANGTLAKVIGWYDNETGYSTRTADLIQQLGEKMNG; from the coding sequence ATGGCAAAAATCAAAGTCGCCATCAACGGCTTCGGCCGTATCGGCCGCCTCACGTTCAAGGCCCTGCTGGGCCGCGACAACGTGGAAATCGTCGCTATCAACGACCTGACCGACAACAAAACCCTCGCCCACCTGCTCAAGTACGACTCGGTGCACGGCCGCTTCGACGGCACAGTGAGCTACGACGACGACAGCCTGACCGTGAACGGCCAACACATTGTGGCTCTTGCCGAGCGCGACCCTAAGCTGCTGCCCTGGGGCAAAATGGGTGTCGACATCGTGCTCGAAAGCACGGGCCGCTTCGTGGACGAGGCCGGCGCGGGACAGCACATCACGGCCGGTGCTAAGAAGGTCGTGATTTCGGCCCCCGCCACCGGCAACATCCCGACGGTGGTGCTCGGCGTGAACGAAGACACGCTAACCGGCAGCGAAACCATCATCTCGAACGCCAGCTGCACGACTAACTGCCTGGCTCCCATGGCTAAGGTGTTGAACGACACGTTCGGCATCGAGAAAGGCTATATCACCACCGTGCACGCCTACACCTCAGACCAGAACCTGCAGGACGCGCCCCACAAGGACCTGCGCCGCGCCCGCGCCGCTGCCTACAGCATCATCCCCACCAGCACCGGCGCCGCCAAAGCCGTGGGCTTGGTGTTGCCCGAACTGAAGGGCAAGCTCGACGGCCTGGCCATGCGCGTGCCCGTGCCGGATGGCTCGATGACCGACCTGACCGTGGTTCTGAAGCGCGAGGTGACTAAGCAGGAAATTAACGACGCGCTGAAAGCCGCCGCTGAGGGCCCCATGAAAGGCATCATCGAGTACAATACCGACCCGATTGTGAGCATCGACATCGTGGGCAACCCGCACTCGTGCATCTTTGACTCGGAATTGACGTCGGCTAACGGTACGCTGGCCAAGGTGATTGGCTGGTATGACAACGAAACCGGCTACTCGACCCGTACCGCGGACCTGATCCAGCAGCTGGGCGAGAAAATGAACGGCTAG
- a CDS encoding diacylglycerol/lipid kinase family protein gives MSNTCFILNPTAGPNRRRDVPALIARHFGGANPTAGYVVRHTEGPGHAVELARAAAAEGFAVVAAVGGDGTVNEVGRGLLGTAAALGIVPQGSGNGLARHLKVPLGLPGALRRLAAPTLSRIDVGRINGHPFFCTAGLGFDAHVAQHFARAGSRGLSTYLRVTLREYRRYRPVPVEVELNGQRRASDCYVLAFANASQYGNDVYIAPRADLRDGLLDVCLIDALPVVRAFRVSLAMAIGNLPETRAAEYFHTAHAHVRAGAPLGFHIDGDYLGHATEFVVELLPLALAVAV, from the coding sequence ATGTCCAACACCTGTTTTATTCTAAACCCCACCGCGGGGCCCAACCGCCGCCGCGACGTGCCCGCGCTCATCGCTCGGCACTTCGGGGGCGCCAACCCCACCGCCGGCTACGTAGTGCGGCACACCGAGGGCCCCGGCCACGCCGTGGAGTTAGCCCGCGCCGCGGCCGCTGAGGGCTTTGCCGTGGTGGCCGCCGTGGGCGGCGACGGCACCGTGAACGAGGTGGGCCGCGGCCTGCTGGGTACGGCCGCCGCGCTGGGCATCGTGCCCCAGGGCTCGGGCAACGGCTTGGCCCGCCACCTGAAGGTACCGCTGGGGCTGCCCGGGGCCCTGCGCCGGCTAGCCGCGCCTACCCTGAGCCGCATCGACGTGGGGCGCATCAACGGGCACCCGTTTTTCTGCACGGCGGGGCTGGGTTTCGATGCGCACGTGGCCCAGCACTTCGCCCGGGCCGGCTCGCGGGGCCTGAGCACGTACCTGCGTGTAACCTTACGCGAGTACCGCCGCTACCGGCCCGTACCTGTGGAGGTAGAGCTGAACGGCCAGCGCCGGGCCTCCGACTGCTATGTGCTGGCCTTCGCCAACGCCTCGCAGTATGGCAACGACGTGTATATCGCGCCCCGCGCCGACCTGCGCGACGGCCTGCTCGACGTGTGCCTCATCGACGCCCTGCCCGTGGTGCGCGCCTTCCGCGTGAGCCTAGCCATGGCGATAGGCAACCTGCCCGAAACCCGCGCAGCCGAGTACTTCCACACGGCCCACGCGCACGTCCGGGCCGGGGCCCCGCTGGGCTTCCACATCGACGGCGACTACCTGGGCCACGCCACCGAATTTGTCGTAGAGCTGCTGCCGCTGGCGCTGGCCGTGGCCGTGTAG
- a CDS encoding translation initiation factor translates to MKKDNRAGVVYSTNPDFSYQSADQNAEAATLPHQQQQLRVQLDKKQRGGKQVTLITGFVGTDGNLQALAKLLKTKCGGGGSAKDGEILVQGDFREKILALLVQAGYKAKKIGG, encoded by the coding sequence ATGAAAAAAGACAACCGCGCCGGGGTAGTATATTCCACTAACCCCGATTTCTCGTACCAATCGGCAGATCAGAACGCCGAAGCCGCCACGCTGCCGCACCAGCAGCAGCAGCTGCGCGTGCAGCTCGATAAAAAGCAGCGCGGCGGTAAGCAGGTTACACTCATCACCGGCTTCGTGGGTACGGATGGCAACCTGCAAGCCCTGGCTAAATTATTGAAAACCAAGTGTGGCGGTGGCGGCAGCGCCAAAGATGGCGAAATTTTAGTGCAGGGTGATTTCCGCGAGAAAATTCTGGCTTTGCTCGTGCAAGCCGGTTACAAAGCCAAAAAAATTGGCGGCTGA
- the kdsB gene encoding 3-deoxy-manno-octulosonate cytidylyltransferase — protein sequence MVLGLIPARYASTRLPGKPLVDLGGISMIERVVRQAQQAHLDRVVVATDDARILAHVRGFGGEAVLTRPDHHSGTDRLYEAFQQLGSPAEVRAIINIQGDEPFVHPAQINALVDFFTDERTAPDIATLVTPVRSAEELFSPHLPKVVLNQRQEALYFSRHPLPYQRGRAPAEWLAHHRYLRHLGLYAYRPGVLARLTQLPVSALEAAESLEQLRWLEAGYAIRCAETELDAFGIDTPEDVARARQQLAAGG from the coding sequence ATGGTCCTCGGCCTGATTCCCGCCCGCTACGCCTCCACCCGCCTGCCCGGCAAGCCGCTGGTTGATTTGGGGGGCATATCCATGATCGAGCGCGTGGTGCGCCAGGCCCAGCAAGCCCACCTCGACCGCGTGGTAGTGGCCACCGACGACGCGCGGATTTTAGCCCATGTGCGCGGTTTTGGGGGCGAGGCCGTGCTCACGCGACCCGACCACCATAGCGGCACCGACCGCCTCTACGAGGCCTTCCAGCAGCTGGGCAGCCCGGCCGAGGTGCGCGCCATTATTAATATTCAGGGCGACGAGCCGTTCGTGCACCCGGCCCAAATCAACGCGCTGGTCGACTTTTTTACCGACGAGCGCACCGCGCCCGACATCGCCACGCTGGTAACGCCCGTGCGCAGCGCCGAGGAACTCTTCAGCCCGCACCTGCCCAAAGTGGTGCTCAACCAGCGCCAGGAGGCCCTGTATTTCAGCCGCCACCCCCTGCCTTACCAGCGCGGGCGGGCGCCGGCCGAGTGGCTGGCCCACCACCGCTACCTGCGCCATCTGGGCCTGTATGCCTACCGGCCCGGCGTGCTGGCGCGCCTCACCCAGCTGCCCGTATCGGCCCTCGAAGCAGCTGAGAGCCTGGAGCAACTGCGCTGGCTGGAAGCCGGTTACGCCATCCGATGCGCCGAAACCGAGCTGGATGCCTTCGGCATCGACACCCCCGAGGATGTGGCCCGCGCCCGGCAGCAGCTGGCGGCGGGCGGCTAG
- a CDS encoding DUF1622 domain-containing protein yields the protein MEPVTLYNQAEVHVIGAVQWLKLGVELVGALIIALGILVARRRLVRALWARRTVDFTGIRLTPSRYLALALEFQLGADILSTSIALSWDQIGRLGAIAIIRTARNFFLSKEMQEERRKTGKEDDTMARARDHA from the coding sequence ATGGAGCCCGTCACCTTGTACAACCAAGCCGAAGTCCACGTCATCGGCGCTGTGCAGTGGCTGAAACTGGGCGTGGAGCTAGTGGGGGCCCTCATCATCGCGCTAGGAATTCTGGTGGCCAGGCGGCGGCTGGTGCGGGCGCTGTGGGCGCGGCGTACGGTCGATTTCACGGGCATCCGGCTCACCCCTTCGCGCTACCTGGCCCTGGCGCTTGAATTCCAGCTCGGGGCCGACATTCTCTCCACATCCATCGCCCTGAGCTGGGACCAGATTGGCCGACTCGGGGCCATCGCCATCATCCGCACGGCCCGGAACTTCTTCTTATCCAAAGAAATGCAGGAAGAACGACGCAAAACCGGTAAGGAAGACGACACCATGGCCCGCGCCCGGGACCACGCCTAG